A single window of Vibrio sp. HB236076 DNA harbors:
- a CDS encoding succinylglutamate desuccinylase/aspartoacylase family protein produces MATSYKKNPSISFLGTTIHAGERKALELDVAQLYTHTPLSIPIEIIHGQYQGPRLLINAAIHGDELNGVEIVRQVLALLDAKKLKGTVIAVPIVNVFGFIHKSRYLPDRRDLNRCFPGSEKGALASRIAHTYFTEVVQSCDYIIDLHTGAIHRTNLPQIRANLTNPETQRIAKAFATPVIIDSALRNGSIRSEAEKHNIPVLTYEGGEALRFDPLSISAGVLGIRRVLKAIDMYRGSRKQLPEPVIATSTSWVRAVTNGIVRTVVNLGDMVEKGELLAYISDPLGHEETPLLAPNAGIVIGQLTLPLVNEGDALFHLAYFTSQDGDVEQRVEDYIDEIGEIDSSPLTTGQIALKE; encoded by the coding sequence ATGGCTACTTCATACAAAAAAAACCCGTCCATTTCTTTTTTAGGTACGACGATTCACGCTGGCGAACGCAAAGCCCTTGAGCTCGACGTCGCCCAACTTTACACTCATACCCCGCTGTCGATCCCGATCGAAATCATTCACGGCCAATATCAAGGGCCACGGTTGCTGATCAATGCTGCGATTCACGGTGATGAGCTCAATGGCGTAGAAATTGTTCGTCAAGTTCTGGCTTTACTCGATGCCAAAAAGCTCAAAGGTACGGTCATTGCAGTGCCGATCGTAAATGTGTTTGGTTTTATCCACAAATCGCGTTACTTACCCGATAGGCGCGATCTCAACCGCTGTTTTCCTGGCAGTGAAAAAGGGGCACTGGCGTCTCGTATTGCCCACACTTACTTTACCGAAGTGGTTCAATCGTGTGATTACATCATCGATCTGCACACGGGGGCGATCCACAGAACCAACTTGCCACAAATTCGCGCTAATTTAACCAATCCGGAAACACAGCGTATCGCCAAAGCGTTTGCAACGCCGGTGATCATCGATTCGGCTTTGCGCAATGGCTCGATTCGCAGTGAAGCTGAAAAACACAATATTCCGGTGCTGACCTATGAAGGCGGAGAAGCGTTGCGCTTTGATCCCTTGTCCATTAGCGCTGGCGTATTGGGGATCCGTCGAGTCTTAAAAGCCATCGATATGTACCGTGGTAGCCGAAAACAGTTGCCAGAGCCGGTTATCGCCACTTCCACGAGTTGGGTACGAGCGGTCACGAATGGCATTGTAAGAACCGTAGTGAATTTAGGGGATATGGTTGAAAAAGGGGAATTGCTGGCCTATATCAGTGACCCTCTCGGCCATGAAGAAACGCCGCTGTTAGCGCCCAATGCCGGTATTGTGATCGGCCAGTTAACCTTGCCGCTTGTCAATGAAGGCGATGCGCTATTCCATTTGGCCTACTTTACTTCTCAAGATGGCGACGTTGAACAGCGAGTTGAAGATTACATTGACGAGATTGGCGAGATAGATAGCTCCCCTCTCACGACGGGACAAATTGCCCTCAAAGAATAA
- the purL gene encoding phosphoribosylformylglycinamidine synthase produces the protein MRILRGSPALSEFRTNKLLDLCREHALPISDIYAEFVHFADLTAELSVSELETLQQLLTYGPTIEEHEPKGLLRLVTPRPGTISPWSSKATDIAHNCGLSSVARLERGCAYYIDSEVPLTSQQTEQLSALIHDRMMETVFDELEQAQQLFHHAEPAEMTAVDILAGGKAALEEANVSLGLALADDEIDYLVENFTKLGRNPNDIELMMFAQANSEHCRHKIFNADWTIDGVKQEKSLFKMIKNTYEKNPEHVLSAYKDNAAVMTGSQVGRFFPDPNSRQYQYHHENAHILMKVETHNHPTAISPWPGASTGSGGEIRDEGATGIGGKPKAGLVGFSVSNLRIPGFVQPWESDFGKPSRIVNALDIMLEGPLGGAAFNNEFGRPNLLGYFRTYEEKVTSHGGEEVRGYHKPIMIAGGMGNIREEHVEKKEIPVGAKLIVLGGPAMNIGLGGGAASSMASGQSSEDLDFASVQRENPEMERRCQEVIDRCWQLGEQNPIAFIHDVGAGGISNALPELVNDGERGGKFQLRDVPNDEPGMSPLAIWCNESQERYVLAVSTEHMATFEAICHRERAPFAVVGEATEERHLTLEDSHFDNTPIDMPMDILLGKPPKMSREATTVKVEGQSLVRDGIEIDQAIDRVLRLPAVAEKTFLITIGDRSVTGLVARDQMVGPWQIPVANCAVTAASYDTYHGEAMSMGERTPVALLDFGASARLAVAESLTNIAATDIGSLAHIKLSANWMSPAGHPGEDAGLYEAVKAVGEELCPALGLTIPVGKDSMSMKTQWQEDGQEKSVTSPLSLVITAFARVEDVRKTITPQLRTDLGETRLLAIDLGQGKNRLGATALAQVYKQLGDKPADVDSPELLKGFFNAMQQLVRDESLIAYHDKGDGGLLVTLAEMAFAGHCGLDVDIQTLGEDALAALFNEELGAVIQIKAQDLDKVQGVLAQFGLAQCSHVLGTVTADDRFVIRSGEQNVVERSRLQLRTIWAETTHKMQALRDNPECADQEFAGKQADNDPGLNVALSFDVHEDVAAPYIAKGARPKMAVLREQGVNSHVEMAAAFDRAGFESVDVHMSDILTGAAVLEDYQGLVACGGFSYGDVLGAGEGWAKSVLFNPQAREQFETFFQRKDSFALGVCNGCQMLSNLRDLIPGAELWPRFVRNESERFEARFSLVEVQKSDSVFFDGMAGSRMPIAVSHGEGRVEVRDAQHLQALEASGTVAMRYVDNFGQATQQYPNNPNGSPNAITGLTTQDGRVTIMMPHPERVFRTVANSWHPDSWGENSAWMRMFQNARKNIG, from the coding sequence ATCAGTGATATTTATGCTGAGTTTGTTCACTTTGCTGATCTTACTGCTGAGTTGTCTGTATCAGAATTAGAAACGTTACAGCAACTGTTGACTTATGGGCCGACGATTGAAGAGCATGAGCCCAAAGGGTTATTGCGCTTAGTGACGCCTCGCCCTGGTACGATTTCGCCATGGTCTTCAAAAGCGACAGATATTGCACATAACTGTGGATTGTCATCCGTGGCGCGTCTTGAGCGTGGCTGCGCTTACTACATCGACAGTGAGGTTCCTTTAACGTCACAGCAGACTGAGCAATTATCAGCTCTGATCCACGATCGCATGATGGAAACGGTCTTTGACGAGCTTGAGCAAGCTCAACAGTTGTTCCACCATGCAGAGCCTGCTGAAATGACCGCGGTGGATATCCTAGCGGGTGGAAAAGCGGCGCTTGAAGAAGCAAACGTTTCCCTTGGTTTGGCTTTGGCTGACGATGAAATTGATTACTTAGTTGAAAACTTTACCAAACTGGGCCGCAACCCAAATGACATTGAGTTAATGATGTTTGCTCAAGCGAACTCAGAGCATTGTCGCCACAAAATCTTTAATGCCGATTGGACCATTGACGGGGTTAAACAAGAGAAATCTTTGTTTAAGATGATCAAAAATACCTATGAGAAAAACCCCGAGCACGTTTTGTCTGCTTATAAAGACAACGCCGCAGTCATGACCGGCTCTCAGGTTGGGCGCTTCTTCCCCGATCCAAACTCACGCCAGTACCAATACCATCATGAAAATGCCCATATTTTGATGAAGGTGGAAACGCATAACCACCCAACGGCCATTTCACCTTGGCCTGGTGCGTCAACCGGCAGCGGTGGTGAGATACGCGATGAAGGTGCAACCGGTATTGGTGGTAAACCAAAGGCGGGCTTGGTCGGTTTTTCCGTGTCGAACTTACGTATTCCAGGCTTTGTTCAACCTTGGGAAAGCGATTTTGGAAAGCCAAGTCGCATTGTCAACGCTCTTGATATTATGCTGGAAGGCCCATTGGGCGGCGCGGCATTTAACAATGAATTTGGTCGACCTAACTTGTTGGGCTACTTCCGTACCTATGAAGAAAAAGTCACCTCACACGGCGGTGAAGAAGTACGTGGTTACCACAAGCCGATCATGATTGCCGGTGGTATGGGCAACATCCGCGAAGAGCACGTCGAGAAAAAAGAGATCCCTGTTGGGGCTAAATTGATTGTTCTCGGTGGCCCGGCGATGAACATCGGCTTAGGCGGCGGCGCGGCATCGTCAATGGCGTCAGGTCAATCGTCTGAAGATCTTGATTTTGCCTCGGTACAACGCGAAAACCCTGAAATGGAACGCCGTTGTCAAGAGGTGATCGATCGCTGCTGGCAACTCGGTGAGCAAAACCCGATTGCCTTTATCCACGATGTGGGCGCTGGCGGGATCTCTAATGCGCTACCTGAGCTCGTCAATGACGGCGAACGCGGTGGTAAATTCCAATTGCGCGATGTGCCAAATGATGAGCCAGGCATGAGCCCATTAGCGATTTGGTGTAATGAATCACAAGAGCGTTACGTTTTGGCGGTGTCGACCGAGCACATGGCAACCTTTGAAGCGATTTGTCATCGTGAGCGTGCGCCGTTTGCTGTGGTTGGCGAAGCGACAGAAGAGCGTCACTTGACCTTAGAAGATTCTCACTTTGACAACACGCCAATCGATATGCCAATGGATATTTTACTTGGCAAGCCACCGAAAATGTCTCGTGAAGCGACGACAGTGAAAGTGGAAGGGCAGTCTCTTGTTCGCGATGGTATTGAAATCGATCAAGCGATTGATCGCGTTTTGCGTTTGCCTGCAGTCGCAGAAAAAACCTTCTTGATCACCATTGGTGACCGCTCGGTAACCGGTTTGGTGGCACGAGATCAAATGGTTGGCCCTTGGCAGATCCCGGTTGCGAACTGCGCGGTAACAGCGGCGAGCTACGATACTTACCACGGTGAAGCGATGTCGATGGGAGAGAGAACCCCGGTTGCATTACTTGACTTTGGCGCTTCAGCGCGTTTGGCTGTGGCAGAGTCGTTAACCAACATTGCCGCCACTGATATCGGTAGCCTAGCTCATATCAAATTATCGGCCAACTGGATGTCACCAGCCGGCCACCCGGGTGAAGATGCCGGTCTGTACGAAGCGGTAAAAGCGGTCGGTGAGGAGTTGTGTCCAGCTCTTGGTCTGACCATTCCTGTTGGTAAAGACTCGATGTCGATGAAGACCCAATGGCAAGAAGATGGTCAAGAAAAATCGGTGACTTCGCCATTGTCTTTGGTGATCACTGCTTTTGCTCGTGTTGAAGACGTAAGAAAAACCATTACGCCACAGCTTCGTACCGATCTTGGCGAGACCCGTTTGTTAGCCATCGACTTAGGTCAAGGCAAAAACCGTCTTGGCGCAACCGCTCTGGCTCAGGTTTACAAACAGTTAGGGGATAAGCCTGCTGATGTTGACAGCCCAGAGTTGTTAAAAGGCTTCTTTAATGCCATGCAGCAATTGGTTCGCGATGAGTCTTTGATTGCTTATCACGATAAAGGCGATGGTGGTTTGCTAGTCACCTTGGCAGAAATGGCGTTTGCCGGTCATTGTGGTCTCGACGTCGATATTCAAACGCTTGGCGAGGATGCTTTGGCGGCGTTATTTAACGAAGAACTCGGCGCCGTGATCCAAATCAAAGCGCAAGACTTGGATAAAGTACAAGGCGTACTGGCTCAGTTTGGCTTGGCGCAATGCAGTCATGTTCTCGGTACCGTGACGGCGGATGATCGCTTTGTCATTCGCTCTGGTGAACAAAACGTTGTCGAACGTTCTCGTCTACAACTACGTACCATTTGGGCTGAAACAACACACAAAATGCAAGCCCTACGCGACAACCCTGAGTGCGCGGATCAAGAGTTTGCCGGTAAACAAGCCGACAATGATCCTGGCCTGAATGTAGCGCTGAGCTTTGATGTCCACGAAGACGTTGCAGCACCTTACATCGCGAAGGGAGCTCGCCCTAAAATGGCGGTTTTACGTGAGCAAGGTGTGAACTCTCATGTCGAAATGGCAGCGGCATTTGACCGCGCTGGCTTTGAGTCTGTCGATGTACACATGAGTGATATCTTAACGGGCGCTGCCGTTCTCGAAGATTACCAAGGCCTGGTGGCTTGTGGTGGATTCTCGTACGGCGATGTACTCGGTGCTGGTGAAGGTTGGGCGAAGTCCGTTCTCTTTAATCCACAAGCCAGAGAGCAGTTTGAAACCTTCTTCCAACGCAAAGACAGCTTTGCACTTGGTGTGTGTAATGGCTGTCAAATGCTGTCTAACCTGCGTGATCTCATTCCGGGAGCAGAGTTATGGCCGCGCTTTGTGCGCAATGAATCGGAGCGTTTTGAAGCGCGCTTTAGCCTTGTGGAAGTGCAGAAGTCTGATTCGGTCTTCTTTGACGGTATGGCCGGCTCTCGTATGCCAATCGCCGTTTCTCACGGTGAAGGACGTGTTGAAGTTCGTGATGCGCAGCACCTGCAAGCGCTTGAAGCTTCCGGTACGGTTGCAATGCGTTACGTTGATAACTTTGGTCAGGCGACGCAGCAATACCCGAATAACCCGAACGGGTCGCCTAATGCGATTACAGGGTTAACGACTCAGGATGGCCGTGTCACCATTATGATGCCGCACCCTGAGCGTGTGTTTAGAACCGTCGCCAACTCGTGGCACCCTGATAGTTGGGGTGAAAACAGTGCTTGGATGCGTATGTTCCAAAATGCGCGTAAAAACATCGGCTAA